Proteins encoded in a region of the Buchnera aphidicola (Phyllaphis fagi) genome:
- the dnaE gene encoding DNA polymerase III subunit alpha, protein MDPKFIHLCVRSDYSITSGLSKPRELIHRSYKLNMPALGIVDYGNLYGAIKFYRCCYKMGIKPIFGVKFKLKSDFLNNKLSKINILALNNTGYHNLILLISKAYEKKYKFIYSKNDIVIHQSWLIKYKDGLIILSGGYHGDFGKHLVKNNNQVIKNFVDFYHTHFPKSYYLEVTRTNREYEEEYIKYAIQLSKYENFPIVATNDVCFINKNDFYAHKIRVSIYKGIPLNSEKFYSHYSAEQFMKSEEEMCSLFSDIPEALENSVIIAKRCNVIVKTGKYFLPIFPTGSKNVKNFLIFKSVQGLKNRLKRLSFNEKNKRFIYKKYQNRLFYELEIINKMKFPGYFLVVMEFVQWAKNNNIPVGPGRGSGAGSLVAYSLNITELDPLSFDLLFERFLNPDRISMPDFDIDFCMEKRDLVIDHVSKFYGNNNVAQIITFGTMSAKSVIRDVGRSLGYPYGFVNKISQLIPSDIGITLEKALSNKFELIQLYNQDIEVKKLINISKQLEGVVKNIGKHAGGIVIAPKKLINFTPLQYDNHNIFITQFDKDDIDYVGLLKFDFLGLRTLTIIDSALKMINKSLNQNQQKKINLNEIPLNDTKSFKLLKNAKTTAVFQLESYGMKDLILKLQPDCFEDIISLIALFRPGPLQSGMVDNFINRKQGKELIAYPDIKWQHKSLKPILESTYGIILYQEQVMQIAQVLSGYTLSYSDILLRAMSKKKYKEMSHQRVYFQLSAYKKGISKELSEKIFDLLEKFAGYGFNKSHSAAYALISYQTLWIKSNYPSEFMSAVMNADIDNTDKIKISIQECLRMKLTILSPNINYSDYFFKVNSKNEIIYGLGAIKGIGRLVVESIMGARKKIKKFSSLFDLCINVDHKKINKRILEKLIFSGSLDSFNISRFELINLIPKAIKLSNQYLNSKHINQLVLFKPLLYDFKKIENIKYINNVINFPYWSNKIQADLEKDALGFYFITNPVNEYIDELLNYTNGFMIKHINCDQKNKIVKIFGIINEMRSKFTKTNNKVVFLEFIDGNSQIEVIIFNNLLNKYKYFLKKGNILIITGCILFNNINKKFKLIAYSLLDLNQARNKYVKKIVLIIVENTHNKKILNDIRLIINQCNIGEIPILMYYKKINMKSYSIINQTSNVTISDSLINKFKYLLGSKNVHLVFK, encoded by the coding sequence ATGGATCCAAAGTTTATTCATTTATGTGTTCGAAGTGATTATTCTATTACAAGCGGTTTATCTAAACCAAGAGAATTAATTCATAGATCATATAAGTTAAATATGCCTGCTTTAGGTATAGTTGATTATGGTAATTTGTATGGTGCTATAAAATTTTATAGATGTTGTTATAAAATGGGTATTAAACCAATTTTTGGAGTAAAATTTAAATTAAAATCAGATTTTCTTAATAATAAGTTAAGTAAAATTAATATTTTAGCTTTAAATAATACTGGTTATCATAATTTAATTTTATTAATATCTAAAGCTTATGAAAAAAAATATAAATTTATTTATTCTAAAAATGATATTGTGATACATCAAAGTTGGTTAATAAAATATAAAGATGGTTTGATCATTTTATCTGGTGGTTATCATGGAGATTTTGGTAAACATTTAGTTAAAAATAATAATCAAGTAATTAAAAACTTTGTAGATTTTTATCATACACATTTTCCAAAATCTTATTATCTTGAAGTGACACGAACAAATCGTGAATATGAAGAGGAATATATAAAATATGCTATTCAGTTATCAAAATATGAAAATTTTCCTATTGTAGCTACGAATGATGTATGTTTTATAAATAAAAATGATTTTTATGCACACAAAATTCGAGTGTCAATTTATAAGGGAATACCTTTAAATTCAGAAAAATTTTATTCTCACTATAGTGCAGAACAATTTATGAAAAGTGAAGAAGAAATGTGTTCTTTATTTTCAGATATCCCGGAAGCATTAGAAAATAGTGTAATTATTGCAAAACGATGTAATGTTATTGTTAAAACTGGTAAATATTTTCTTCCTATTTTTCCTACTGGTTCCAAAAATGTAAAAAATTTTTTAATTTTTAAAAGCGTTCAAGGTTTAAAAAATAGACTTAAAAGATTATCTTTCAATGAAAAAAATAAAAGATTTATTTATAAAAAATATCAGAATAGATTATTTTACGAATTAGAAATTATTAATAAAATGAAATTTCCTGGATATTTTTTAGTTGTTATGGAATTTGTACAATGGGCAAAAAATAATAATATACCTGTTGGTCCTGGAAGAGGATCAGGAGCAGGATCGTTAGTAGCATATTCTTTAAATATTACTGAATTAGATCCTTTATCATTTGATTTATTATTTGAACGTTTTTTAAACCCAGATAGAATATCTATGCCAGATTTTGATATTGATTTTTGTATGGAAAAGCGTGATTTAGTTATTGATCATGTTTCAAAATTTTATGGAAATAATAATGTTGCACAAATTATAACTTTTGGAACAATGTCTGCAAAATCTGTAATTCGAGATGTTGGTAGATCATTAGGATATCCGTATGGTTTTGTTAATAAAATTTCTCAATTAATTCCGTCAGATATAGGTATAACGTTAGAAAAAGCTTTATCTAATAAATTTGAATTAATACAATTATATAATCAAGATATTGAAGTAAAAAAATTAATTAATATATCAAAACAATTAGAAGGAGTAGTTAAGAATATTGGTAAACATGCTGGAGGAATTGTGATTGCTCCTAAAAAATTAATTAATTTTACTCCTTTACAGTATGATAATCATAATATATTTATTACTCAATTTGATAAAGATGATATTGATTATGTAGGATTATTAAAATTTGATTTTCTTGGTTTAAGAACATTAACCATTATTGATTCAGCATTAAAAATGATTAATAAATCTTTAAATCAAAATCAACAAAAAAAAATTAATTTAAATGAAATACCGTTAAATGATACAAAAAGTTTTAAATTATTAAAGAATGCAAAAACTACTGCAGTCTTTCAACTTGAATCATATGGTATGAAAGATTTAATTTTAAAATTACAACCAGATTGTTTTGAAGATATTATTTCTTTAATTGCTTTATTCAGACCAGGTCCATTACAATCAGGAATGGTAGATAATTTTATTAATAGAAAACAAGGGAAAGAATTAATCGCTTATCCTGATATTAAATGGCAACATAAATCTTTAAAACCTATTTTAGAATCAACATATGGGATTATATTGTATCAAGAACAAGTTATGCAAATTGCTCAAGTATTATCTGGTTATACTTTATCATATTCAGATATTTTATTACGAGCTATGTCTAAAAAAAAATACAAAGAAATGTCTCATCAACGTGTTTATTTTCAGTTGTCTGCTTATAAAAAAGGCATATCAAAAGAACTATCAGAAAAAATATTTGATTTACTTGAAAAATTTGCGGGATATGGTTTTAATAAATCACATTCAGCGGCTTATGCATTGATTTCATATCAGACTTTGTGGATAAAGTCTAATTATCCTTCTGAATTTATGTCGGCTGTTATGAATGCAGATATTGATAATACTGATAAAATTAAAATATCTATCCAAGAATGTTTAAGAATGAAATTAACCATTCTTTCTCCAAACATTAATTATAGTGATTATTTTTTTAAAGTTAATTCTAAAAATGAAATTATTTATGGATTAGGTGCAATTAAAGGCATTGGTAGATTAGTAGTAGAGTCTATTATGGGCGCTAGAAAAAAAATAAAAAAATTTTCTAGTTTGTTTGATTTATGTATTAATGTAGATCATAAAAAAATAAACAAACGAATTTTAGAAAAGTTAATTTTTTCAGGTTCTTTAGATTCTTTTAATATTTCAAGATTTGAATTAATAAATTTAATTCCAAAAGCTATAAAATTATCTAATCAATATTTAAATTCAAAACATATTAATCAACTTGTGTTATTTAAACCCCTTTTATATGATTTTAAAAAAATAGAAAATATAAAATATATAAATAATGTTATAAATTTTCCATATTGGTCAAATAAAATTCAAGCAGATTTAGAAAAAGATGCATTAGGATTTTATTTTATTACTAATCCGGTTAATGAATATATTGATGAATTATTAAATTATACTAATGGATTTATGATAAAACATATTAATTGTGATCAAAAAAATAAAATTGTAAAAATATTTGGTATTATTAATGAGATGCGATCAAAATTTACAAAAACAAATAATAAAGTAGTTTTTTTAGAGTTTATTGATGGAAATAGTCAAATTGAAGTTATAATTTTTAATAATTTATTAAATAAATATAAATATTTTTTAAAAAAAGGTAATATATTAATTATTACTGGTTGTATTTTATTTAATAATATTAATAAAAAATTTAAATTGATTGCTTATTCTTTGTTAGATTTAAATCAAGCTAGAAATAAATATGTAAAAAAAATAGTTTTAATCATTGTAGAAAATACACACAATAAAAAAATACTTAATGATATTAGATTAATTATAAACCAATGTAATATTGGTGAAATACCAATTTTAATGTACTATAAAAAAATAAATATGAAGTCTTATTCTATTATTAATCAGACATCGAATGTTACTATAAGTGACAGTTTAATTAATAAATTTAAATATTTATTAGGAAGTAAGAATGTACACTTAGTATTTAAGTAA
- the proS gene encoding proline--tRNA ligase, whose product MRTSKYLLYTIKEIPHHSHTISHQLMLRSGLIRKLASGLYIWLPNGLRVIKNIKKIIRYEMEKCQAVEMYLPTMQPDNLWHKSNRINQYGKELIKIYDRNNNCFILSPTNEEIMTNFIKKEIKSYKQLPIILYQIQTKFRDEIRPRSGIIRSREFIMKDAYSFHYDQQSLKKTYMKIHQAYMIIFKKMNLKFYSVQADSGIMGGEYSHEFQALSKNGEDKIVISNTSVKKYINTKTNNINNNTIKHCIEIGHTFQIGKKYSQILNAKFQDIQGKKKFIHLGCYGIGITRLIAAIIEQHHDSKGIIWPDHIAPFQVLIIPINFHICYKIQKISETLYNQFKKSNIKVLLDDRNERIGIKFSDANLIGIPNIIIINKNTINFHTVEYQKRAIINKKIIIHINDIIKYIINNIIQ is encoded by the coding sequence ATGCGCACAAGTAAATATTTATTATATACAATTAAAGAAATACCGCATCATTCTCATACAATTAGCCATCAATTGATGTTAAGATCAGGTTTAATACGAAAATTAGCATCCGGACTATATATCTGGCTACCTAATGGACTACGTGTTATCAAAAATATAAAAAAAATTATACGTTATGAAATGGAAAAATGTCAAGCAGTTGAAATGTACTTACCAACTATGCAACCAGATAATTTATGGCATAAAAGCAATCGTATTAATCAATACGGTAAAGAATTAATAAAAATATATGATAGAAATAATAATTGTTTTATATTAAGTCCGACAAATGAAGAAATAATGACTAATTTTATCAAAAAAGAAATAAAATCTTACAAACAATTACCTATTATATTATATCAAATACAAACTAAATTTCGAGATGAAATCCGACCACGTTCTGGTATTATTAGATCTCGCGAATTTATTATGAAAGATGCATATTCTTTTCATTATGATCAACAGTCTTTAAAAAAAACATATATGAAAATACACCAAGCATATATGATAATATTTAAAAAAATGAATTTAAAATTCTATTCAGTACAAGCAGATTCTGGTATTATGGGAGGTGAATATTCTCATGAATTCCAAGCTCTATCTAAAAATGGAGAGGATAAAATTGTTATTTCAAATACATCTGTAAAAAAATATATTAATACAAAAACAAACAATATTAATAATAATACTATAAAACATTGTATAGAAATAGGACATACTTTTCAAATTGGTAAAAAATATTCTCAAATATTGAATGCAAAATTTCAAGATATACAAGGAAAAAAAAAATTTATACACCTTGGATGTTATGGAATAGGAATTACTCGATTAATAGCAGCAATTATAGAACAACATCATGACAGTAAAGGTATTATTTGGCCAGATCATATTGCGCCCTTCCAAGTTCTCATTATACCTATTAATTTTCATATATGTTATAAAATTCAAAAAATATCAGAAACATTATATAATCAATTTAAAAAGAGTAATATAAAAGTACTTTTAGATGATCGTAATGAAAGAATAGGAATAAAATTTTCAGACGCTAATTTAATTGGAATTCCAAATATTATTATTATTAACAAAAATACTATAAATTTTCATACCGTAGAATATCAAAAAAGAGCAATAATTAATAAAAAAATTATTATACATATTAATGACATTATAAAATATATTATCAACAATATAATACAATAA
- the dnaQ gene encoding DNA polymerase III subunit epsilon, translated as MDLNISRKVVLDTETTGMNNSGGSICKGHRIIEIGAVEIINRKFTHNNFHTYVNPNRLIDPSAFKIHGISDEFLLDKPKFEDVYQDFLKYIQNSEIIIHNANFDIRFLNYEFSKLNIKTKKIFDLCNIIDTLKIARSLFPGKKNNLDALCKRYKIYTTRQLHSAIQDAKILAKIYLRMTRIQKEISFHEKSYKNNLYQFSYNQVDFNNSKKSINVYKLTEIEKNRHDQYLKEMNKFCSCLWMS; from the coding sequence ATGGACTTAAATATTTCTCGAAAAGTTGTGTTAGATACTGAAACAACTGGTATGAATAATTCAGGGGGATCGATATGCAAGGGGCATCGAATTATTGAGATTGGAGCTGTTGAAATTATTAATCGAAAATTTACTCATAATAATTTTCACACATATGTCAATCCTAATCGATTAATAGATCCATCGGCATTTAAAATCCATGGAATATCAGATGAGTTTTTATTAGATAAACCTAAGTTTGAAGATGTATATCAAGATTTTTTGAAATATATTCAAAATTCTGAAATTATTATACATAATGCAAATTTTGATATTAGGTTTTTAAATTATGAGTTTAGTAAATTAAATATAAAAACTAAAAAAATATTTGATCTCTGTAATATTATAGATACCTTAAAAATAGCTAGATCTTTATTTCCTGGTAAAAAAAATAATTTAGATGCATTATGTAAACGTTATAAAATATATACTACTCGTCAACTTCATAGTGCAATTCAAGATGCAAAAATATTAGCAAAAATATATTTAAGAATGACGAGAATACAAAAAGAAATTAGTTTTCATGAAAAATCATATAAAAATAATTTATATCAATTTAGTTATAATCAAGTAGATTTCAATAATTCTAAAAAATCAATTAATGTATATAAATTAACAGAAATTGAAAAAAATAGACATGATCAATATTTAAAAGAAATGAATAAATTTTGTTCTTGTTTATGGATGAGTTAA
- the gpt gene encoding xanthine phosphoribosyltransferase gives MNEKYIVTWDILQIYTRTLAKKIMSIKKWKSIIAVSRGGLIPAALLARELSIRIVDTICIASYNYNNFKKIQILKKPSQDYEDVLIVDDLSDSGRTAKIIRKMYPKAHFVTIFAKPRGRKLVDQYLINVPQNVWIEQPWDMSVVYISPLIKESKIK, from the coding sequence ATGAATGAGAAATATATTGTCACGTGGGATATACTTCAAATTTATACTAGAACATTAGCTAAAAAAATTATGTCAATTAAAAAATGGAAAAGTATTATAGCAGTAAGTCGAGGAGGATTAATTCCTGCTGCTTTATTAGCAAGAGAATTAAGTATTCGTATCGTAGATACGATTTGTATTGCTAGTTATAATTATAATAATTTTAAAAAAATTCAAATTCTTAAAAAACCTTCTCAAGATTATGAAGATGTTTTAATTGTAGATGATTTATCGGACTCAGGAAGAACAGCAAAAATAATTCGAAAAATGTATCCAAAAGCACATTTTGTAACTATTTTTGCTAAACCTAGAGGACGAAAATTAGTAGATCAATATCTTATTAACGTTCCTCAAAATGTATGGATTGAACAACCTTGGGATATGTCTGTTGTTTACATATCTCCATTAATCAAAGAATCTAAAATTAAATAG
- the grpE gene encoding nucleotide exchange factor GrpE yields MTKQKIINLQNSVLKEEKKLIDLKNISKKKIKIALKRSKQEIENTYKYSSSNYIISILSDIDNLEKTIELSIKEKKYFSFIVYQLNKILKSFLNLFEMYNINVINDINIPFDPNIHQAIAISKSQKMQSNHIIIVMQKGYKLYNRLLRPAMVIVSQ; encoded by the coding sequence ATGACAAAACAAAAAATTATTAATCTTCAAAATTCAGTTTTAAAAGAAGAAAAAAAATTAATTGATTTAAAAAATATATCTAAAAAAAAAATTAAAATTGCTTTAAAACGATCTAAACAAGAAATTGAAAATACGTATAAATATTCTTCATCAAATTATATTATCTCTATTTTATCTGATATTGATAATTTAGAAAAAACGATAGAATTATCTATAAAAGAAAAAAAATATTTTTCTTTTATAGTTTATCAATTAAATAAAATTTTAAAATCATTTTTAAATTTATTTGAAATGTATAATATAAATGTTATAAATGATATTAATATACCTTTTGATCCTAATATACATCAAGCAATTGCTATATCTAAATCACAAAAAATGCAATCTAATCATATAATAATAGTTATGCAAAAAGGATATAAATTATATAATCGTCTTTTAAGACCAGCAATGGTTATTGTATCACAGTAA
- the smpB gene encoding SsrA-binding protein SmpB yields MIYKPNNLIYNAIQNKKAYYNFFIEKTFESGLLLKGWEVKSLRMNKVNINNGYIIIKNKESFLIGINIQPIIQCKMYDLNQSNRNIKILLHRKEIDYLYEKYKKPGYSLVALSLYWKKSWCKLKIGIAKGKTNIDKRENKKKQEWIIQRNRIIKKIRHE; encoded by the coding sequence ATGATATATAAACCAAATAACTTAATCTATAATGCTATTCAAAACAAAAAAGCATACTATAATTTTTTTATTGAAAAAACATTTGAAAGTGGATTATTATTAAAAGGATGGGAAGTAAAATCATTAAGAATGAATAAAGTTAATATAAATAACGGATATATAATTATTAAAAATAAAGAATCTTTTTTAATTGGAATAAATATTCAACCTATTATACAATGTAAAATGTATGATCTAAATCAATCTAATAGAAATATAAAAATATTATTACATCGTAAAGAAATTGATTATTTATATGAAAAATATAAAAAACCAGGATATAGTTTGGTAGCTCTTTCTTTATATTGGAAGAAATCCTGGTGTAAATTAAAAATTGGAATTGCTAAAGGAAAAACAAATATAGATAAAAGAGAAAATAAAAAAAAACAAGAATGGATAATTCAAAGAAATAGAATTATTAAAAAAATAAGACATGAATAA
- the tadA gene encoding tRNA adenosine(34) deaminase TadA produces the protein MIFMNYALTLANHAYSLGEVPVGAILTLNNRIIGTGFNCSISKHDPTAHAEIIAIRKAGKILKNYRLINTTLYVTLEPCIMCLGAIINSRISRLVIGTKHISKKKKEYNKIDILQEIKNKNKIKVEEFTSYFFSCTNLIKNFFKSKRNKKK, from the coding sequence ATGATATTTATGAATTATGCATTAACTTTGGCAAATCATGCATATTCTTTAGGAGAAGTTCCAGTAGGAGCTATATTAACATTAAATAATCGTATTATTGGAACAGGTTTTAATTGTTCTATTTCTAAACATGATCCTACAGCACACGCTGAAATAATAGCTATTCGAAAAGCTGGAAAAATATTAAAAAATTATAGATTAATTAATACTACATTATATGTTACCTTAGAACCTTGTATAATGTGTTTAGGAGCTATTATAAATAGTCGAATTAGTCGTTTAGTTATAGGAACTAAACATATTTCAAAAAAAAAAAAAGAATATAATAAAATAGATATTTTACAAGAAATAAAAAATAAAAATAAAATTAAAGTTGAAGAATTTACATCATATTTCTTTTCTTGTACTAATTTAATAAAAAATTTTTTCAAAAGTAAAAGAAATAAAAAAAAATAA
- the era gene encoding GTPase Era yields MKKLSNTYCGYIGIFGKQNVGKSTLLNKIIGSKVSITSCKPGTTINNIIGITTKNNYQTIYIDTPGISIKKEKNFLYKNHNAFKNKENLKLIIFIINKTIWSKIDDIILKKIKMFSIPIILVINKIDCINDKTILLPFINTIKNKHNFNAIIPLSAKTEENIKILLKQVKKNIPKSIFDFPKHYKTNSSHLFMISEIIREKLMRFLGQELPYLITVKIDTYKINKLTGKCFIYALIFVKNDRHKKIVIGKKGEKIKYCSMLARKDIEKIIHKSTYLNLWVKKILNIV; encoded by the coding sequence ATGAAAAAATTATCTAATACTTATTGTGGTTATATAGGAATATTTGGAAAACAAAATGTAGGAAAATCTACTCTTTTAAACAAAATCATAGGTAGTAAAGTATCTATTACATCTTGTAAACCAGGTACCACTATAAATAATATAATAGGTATAACAACAAAAAATAATTATCAAACTATTTATATTGATACACCTGGAATAAGTATAAAAAAAGAAAAAAATTTTTTATATAAAAATCATAATGCATTTAAAAACAAAGAAAATTTAAAATTAATCATTTTTATTATTAATAAAACAATATGGTCAAAAATAGATGATATTATTTTAAAAAAAATAAAAATGTTTTCTATACCCATTATATTAGTTATTAATAAAATTGATTGTATTAATGATAAAACGATTTTATTACCATTTATTAATACTATCAAAAATAAACATAATTTTAATGCAATTATTCCTCTTTCAGCGAAAACTGAAGAAAATATTAAGATATTATTAAAACAAGTAAAAAAAAATATCCCAAAATCTATTTTTGATTTTCCAAAACATTATAAAACTAATTCTTCTCATTTATTTATGATATCTGAAATTATACGTGAAAAATTAATGCGTTTTTTAGGTCAAGAATTACCATATTTAATTACAGTAAAAATAGATACATATAAAATTAATAAACTAACAGGAAAATGTTTTATTTATGCATTAATTTTTGTAAAAAATGATAGACATAAAAAAATTGTTATTGGAAAAAAAGGAGAAAAAATTAAATATTGTAGTATGTTAGCACGAAAAGATATAGAAAAAATAATTCATAAATCAACATATTTAAATTTATGGGTAAAAAAAATACTTAATATTGTTTAA
- the rnc gene encoding ribonuclease III: MKHILIKKLQQVLGYNFKKQELLNQALTHRSASSKHNERLEFLGDAILNFVMTNILYKNFSHFDEGQMSRIRSKLVQGHTLAKIAYEFNLGIYLKLGQGEWNNGGFSKESILTNTIEAIIGSIFLDSNIKTVENVIQIWYKKRLKNIHFKNLIKDPKTRLQEYLQSKCLSLPVYFIVQAYGEAHNQLFTVCCRINKTEEIISVGTSRKKAEQDAAYQALVKLGIE, translated from the coding sequence ATGAAACATATTTTAATCAAAAAACTACAACAAGTTTTAGGATATAATTTTAAAAAACAAGAATTATTAAATCAAGCTCTTACTCATCGAAGTGCTAGTAGTAAACATAATGAAAGATTAGAATTTTTAGGTGATGCAATTTTAAATTTTGTTATGACTAATATTTTATATAAAAATTTTTCTCATTTTGATGAAGGTCAAATGAGTCGAATACGATCAAAATTAGTACAAGGTCATACATTAGCTAAAATTGCATATGAATTTAATTTAGGAATATATTTAAAATTAGGACAAGGTGAATGGAACAACGGAGGATTTAGTAAAGAATCAATTTTAACAAATACTATAGAGGCTATTATTGGTAGTATATTTTTAGATAGCAATATAAAAACAGTAGAAAATGTAATACAAATATGGTATAAAAAAAGATTAAAAAATATTCATTTTAAAAATCTAATAAAAGATCCTAAAACACGTCTTCAAGAATATTTACAATCTAAATGTTTATCACTTCCTGTATATTTTATTGTTCAAGCATATGGAGAAGCTCATAATCAATTATTTACAGTATGTTGTAGAATTAATAAAACAGAAGAAATAATTAGTGTAGGAACAAGTCGAAAAAAAGCAGAACAAGATGCTGCATATCAAGCATTAGTAAAATTAGGAATAGAATGA
- the lepA gene encoding translation elongation factor 4, translating into MENIRNFSIIAHIDHGKSTLADRFIQICGGLTKREMSNQVLDSMDLEKERGITIKAQSVTIKYINQNKKKFYLNFIDTPGHVDFTYEVSRSLSACEGALLVIDACQGVEAQTVATCNMALQMNLTIIPVLNKIDLPTSNTNRVIQEIQELIGISTKNIIKCSAKTGSGVIQLLDKIITEIPPPLGCIDTTLQALIIDSWFDNYLGVVSLIRIKNGKLTHGLKIQVFSTKQNYYINKIGIFTPKSQNKNYLKAGEVGWISCGIKNIKAFPVGDTLTSAIYPINKPISGFKKIKPKIYAGLFPIETEHYELFRIALEKLSLNDASLFYQPEISNSLGFGFKCGFLGLLHMEIIQARLEREYNLNIISTIPTVIYEIETINHNVIYIYNPSDLSKFKKVKEIREPIARCNILTPIKYIGNILHLCSKKRGKQHNIIYHSYQVTLQYDIPISEIIINFFDQLKSISQGYASLEYDFKYFQKTDIVCLDILINSKKIDALSLIIHRKNSQFHAQEIVKKIKSLIPRHQFNIIIQAMVNNNIIARSTIKQLRKNVLSKCYGGDISRKRKLLDKQKQGKKKMKQIGNVKIPKETFFSIFSI; encoded by the coding sequence ATGGAAAATATACGAAATTTTTCTATTATTGCACATATTGATCATGGAAAATCAACATTAGCCGACCGTTTTATTCAAATATGTGGTGGATTAACAAAAAGAGAAATGTCTAATCAAGTTTTAGATTCTATGGATTTAGAAAAAGAAAGAGGAATTACAATTAAAGCTCAAAGTGTAACAATTAAATATATAAATCAAAATAAAAAAAAATTCTATTTAAATTTTATTGATACACCTGGACATGTAGATTTTACTTATGAAGTATCTCGTTCTTTAAGTGCTTGTGAAGGAGCATTATTAGTAATCGATGCTTGCCAAGGAGTTGAAGCACAAACTGTAGCAACTTGTAATATGGCATTACAAATGAATTTGACTATTATTCCTGTATTAAATAAAATTGATTTACCTACATCAAATACTAATCGTGTGATTCAAGAAATTCAAGAGTTAATTGGAATTTCGACAAAAAATATTATCAAATGTTCAGCAAAAACAGGATCAGGTGTAATACAATTATTAGATAAAATTATTACAGAAATCCCCCCTCCATTAGGTTGTATTGATACTACATTACAAGCTTTAATTATTGATTCTTGGTTTGATAACTATTTAGGTGTTGTTTCTTTAATTCGAATAAAAAATGGAAAACTTACTCACGGTTTAAAAATTCAAGTTTTTAGTACTAAACAAAATTATTATATTAATAAAATTGGAATTTTTACTCCAAAATCTCAAAATAAAAATTATTTAAAAGCTGGAGAAGTAGGATGGATTTCATGTGGAATAAAAAATATTAAAGCTTTCCCGGTAGGAGATACATTAACATCTGCCATATATCCAATTAATAAACCTATATCTGGGTTTAAAAAAATAAAACCAAAAATATATGCAGGATTATTTCCTATTGAAACAGAACATTATGAATTATTTCGAATAGCATTAGAAAAATTAAGTTTGAATGATGCCTCATTATTTTATCAACCAGAAATTTCTAATTCATTAGGATTTGGATTTAAATGTGGATTTTTAGGTTTGTTACATATGGAGATTATTCAAGCTAGACTGGAAAGAGAATATAATTTAAATATTATATCCACTATTCCTACTGTAATTTATGAAATAGAAACAATAAATCATAATGTTATTTATATATATAATCCATCTGATTTATCTAAATTTAAAAAGGTTAAAGAAATACGAGAACCAATTGCACGTTGTAATATTTTAACTCCTATTAAATATATTGGAAATATTTTACATTTATGTTCTAAAAAAAGAGGGAAACAACATAATATAATTTATCATTCTTATCAAGTAACATTACAATATGATATTCCAATATCAGAAATTATAATTAATTTTTTTGATCAATTAAAATCTATTTCTCAAGGATATGCATCATTAGAATATGATTTTAAGTATTTTCAAAAAACTGATATAGTATGTTTAGATATACTTATTAATTCAAAAAAAATTGATGCTTTATCATTAATTATACATCGAAAAAATTCACAATTTCATGCTCAGGAAATAGTAAAAAAAATTAAATCTTTAATTCCTAGACATCAATTTAATATTATTATTCAAGCTATGGTGAATAATAATATTATTGCTCGATCAACTATTAAGCAACTACGAAAAAATGTATTATCTAAATGTTATGGAGGTGATATTAGTCGAAAAAGGAAATTATTAGATAAGCAAAAACAAGGAAAAAAAAAAATGAAACAAATTGGTAATGTAAAAATACCAAAAGAAACTTTTTTTTCTATTTTTTCTATTTAA